One Caretta caretta isolate rCarCar2 chromosome 24, rCarCar1.hap1, whole genome shotgun sequence genomic region harbors:
- the LOC125625578 gene encoding persulfide dioxygenase ETHE1, mitochondrial isoform X5, with translation MWLSRSRPAAAAARRALALALRPYCTRRAQRQGLLFRQLFEPVSCTYTYLLADRKTKEAVLIDPVLETAKRDAELVRELGLNLLYAANTHCHADHITGTGLLKTMLPGCRSVISQDSGALADILLREGHALEFGAFALETRSTPGHTDGCLTYVLSDRTMAFTGDALLIRGCGRTDFQQGSPETLYRSVHEKIFTLPGDCLIYPAHDYTGQTVSTVEEERTLNPRLTQSCEAFVQLMNSLNLPQPQQIDFAVPANLKCGIQDAAT, from the exons ATGTGGCTGTCCCGGAGCCGCCCTGCAGCGGCCGCTGCCCGGCgcgccctggccctggccctgagaCCCTACTGCACCCGCCGCGCCCAGCGCCAGGGGCTGCTCTTCCGGCAG CTCTTTGAGCCCGTGAGCTGCACCTACACCTACCTGCTCGCGGATCGGAAGACCAAGGAGGCGGTTCTGATCGACCCGGTTCTGGAGACGGCCAAGCGGGACGCGGAGCTGGTGAGGGAGCTGGGCCTCAACTTACTGTACGCAG CCAACACCCACTGCCATGCAGACCACATCACGGGCACCGGGCTGCTGAAGACGATGCTCCCAGGCTGCCGCAGTGTGATCTCCCAGGACAGCGGGGCCTTGGCCGACATCCTCCTCCGCGAGGGCCACGCCCTGGAATTCGGGGCCTTC GCCCTGGAAACCCGCTCCACCCCCGGACACACGGACGGCTGCCTGACCTACGTGCTCAGTGACAGGACCATGGCCTTCACCGGGGACGCCCTGCTGATCCGGGGCTGCGGCCGCACCGACTTCCAGCAGG GCTCCCCGGAGACCCTGTACCGCTCTGTGCACGAGAAAATCTTCACGCTCCCCGGAGACTGTCTGATCTACCCCGCCCACGACTACACGG GCCAGACGGTGTCCacggtggaggaggagaggaccCTGAACCCCCGACTGACCCAGAGCTGCGAGGCCTTTGTCCAGCTGATGAACAGCTTGAACCTTCCTCAACCCCAACAAATTG ATTTTGCTGTCCCAGCGAACCTCAAGTGTGGGATACAGGATGCAGCGACTTAG
- the LOC142068289 gene encoding persulfide dioxygenase ETHE1, mitochondrial-like isoform X1, which yields MTLRQHCTCRAQGQGLLFRQLFEPVSCTYTYLLADLKTKEAVLIDPVLETAKRDVKLVKELGLNLLYAANTHCHADHITGTGLLKTMLPGCRSVISQDSGALADILLREGHALEFGAFALEARSTPGHTDGCLTYVLSDRTMAFTGDALLIRGCGRTDFQQGSPETLYRSVHEKIFTLPGDCLIYPAHDYTGQTVSTVEEERTLNPRLTQSCEAFVQLMNSLNLPQPKQIGIAVPANLKCGIQDVET from the exons ATGACCCTGAGACAGCATTGTACCTGccgtgcccagggccaggggctgctcttccGGCAG CTCTTTGAGCCCGTGAGCTGCACCTACACCTACCTGCTCGCGGATCTGAAGACCAAGGAAGCGGTTCTGATCGACCCGGTTCTGGAGACGGCCAAGCGGGACGTGAAGCTGGTGAAGGAGCTGGGCCTCAATTTACTGTACGCAG CCAACACCCACTGCCATGCAGACCACATCACGGGCACCGGGCTGCTGAAGACGATGCTCCCAGGCTGCCGCAGTGTGATCTCCCAGGACAGCGGGGCCTTGGCCGACATCCTCCTCCGCGAGGGCCACGCCCTGGAATTCGGGGCCTTC GCCCTGGAAGCCCGCTCCACCCCTGGACACACGGACGGCTGCCTGACCTACGTGCTCAGTGACAGGACCATGGCCTTCACCGGGGACGCCCTGCTGATCCGGGGCTGCGGCCGCACCGACTTCCAGCAGG GCTCCCCGGAGACCCTGTACCGCTCCGTGCACGAGAAAATCTTCACGCTCCCCGGAGACTGTCTGATCTACCCCGCCCACGACTACACGG GCCAGACGGTGTCCacggtggaggaggagaggaccCTGAACCCCCGACTGACCCAGAGCTGCGAGGCCTTTGTCCAGCTGATGAACAGCTTGAACCTTCCTCAACCCAAACAAATTG GTATCGCTGTCCCGGCAAACCTGAAGTGCGGGATCCAGGATGTGGAGACTTAG
- the LOC142068289 gene encoding persulfide dioxygenase ETHE1, mitochondrial-like isoform X2, whose amino-acid sequence MTLRQHCTCRAQGQGLLFRQLFEPVSCTYTYLLADLKTKEAVLIDPVLETAKRDVKLVKELGLNLLYAANTHCHADHITGTGLLKTMLPGCRSVISQDSGALADILLREGHALEFGAFALEARSTPGHTDGCLTYVLSDRTMAFTGDALLIRGCGRTDFQQGSPETLYRSVHEKIFTLPGDCLIYPAHDYTGIAVPANLKCGIQDVET is encoded by the exons ATGACCCTGAGACAGCATTGTACCTGccgtgcccagggccaggggctgctcttccGGCAG CTCTTTGAGCCCGTGAGCTGCACCTACACCTACCTGCTCGCGGATCTGAAGACCAAGGAAGCGGTTCTGATCGACCCGGTTCTGGAGACGGCCAAGCGGGACGTGAAGCTGGTGAAGGAGCTGGGCCTCAATTTACTGTACGCAG CCAACACCCACTGCCATGCAGACCACATCACGGGCACCGGGCTGCTGAAGACGATGCTCCCAGGCTGCCGCAGTGTGATCTCCCAGGACAGCGGGGCCTTGGCCGACATCCTCCTCCGCGAGGGCCACGCCCTGGAATTCGGGGCCTTC GCCCTGGAAGCCCGCTCCACCCCTGGACACACGGACGGCTGCCTGACCTACGTGCTCAGTGACAGGACCATGGCCTTCACCGGGGACGCCCTGCTGATCCGGGGCTGCGGCCGCACCGACTTCCAGCAGG GCTCCCCGGAGACCCTGTACCGCTCCGTGCACGAGAAAATCTTCACGCTCCCCGGAGACTGTCTGATCTACCCCGCCCACGACTACACGG GTATCGCTGTCCCGGCAAACCTGAAGTGCGGGATCCAGGATGTGGAGACTTAG
- the LOC125625578 gene encoding persulfide dioxygenase ETHE1, mitochondrial isoform X6 — translation MNHGAVQQDGLLMLFEPVSCTYTYLLADRKTKEAVLIDPVLETAKRDAELVRELGLNLLYAANTHCHADHITGTGLLKTMLPGCRSVISQDSGALADILLREGHALEFGAFALETRSTPGHTDGCLTYVLSDRTMAFTGDALLIRGCGRTDFQQGSPETLYRSVHEKIFTLPGDCLIYPAHDYTGQTVSTVEEERTLNPRLTQSCEAFVQLMNSLNLPQPQQIDFAVPANLKCGIQDAAT, via the exons ATGAACCACGGGGCTGTGCAGCAGGATGGTTTGTTGATG CTCTTTGAGCCCGTGAGCTGCACCTACACCTACCTGCTCGCGGATCGGAAGACCAAGGAGGCGGTTCTGATCGACCCGGTTCTGGAGACGGCCAAGCGGGACGCGGAGCTGGTGAGGGAGCTGGGCCTCAACTTACTGTACGCAG CCAACACCCACTGCCATGCAGACCACATCACGGGCACCGGGCTGCTGAAGACGATGCTCCCAGGCTGCCGCAGTGTGATCTCCCAGGACAGCGGGGCCTTGGCCGACATCCTCCTCCGCGAGGGCCACGCCCTGGAATTCGGGGCCTTC GCCCTGGAAACCCGCTCCACCCCCGGACACACGGACGGCTGCCTGACCTACGTGCTCAGTGACAGGACCATGGCCTTCACCGGGGACGCCCTGCTGATCCGGGGCTGCGGCCGCACCGACTTCCAGCAGG GCTCCCCGGAGACCCTGTACCGCTCTGTGCACGAGAAAATCTTCACGCTCCCCGGAGACTGTCTGATCTACCCCGCCCACGACTACACGG GCCAGACGGTGTCCacggtggaggaggagaggaccCTGAACCCCCGACTGACCCAGAGCTGCGAGGCCTTTGTCCAGCTGATGAACAGCTTGAACCTTCCTCAACCCCAACAAATTG ATTTTGCTGTCCCAGCGAACCTCAAGTGTGGGATACAGGATGCAGCGACTTAG
- the LOC125625578 gene encoding persulfide dioxygenase ETHE1, mitochondrial isoform X7: protein MLPGCRSVISQDSGALADILLREGHALEFGAFALETRSTPGHTDGCLTYVLSDRTMAFTGDALLIRGCGRTDFQQGSPETLYRSVHEKIFTLPGDCLIYPAHDYTGQTVSTVEEERTLNPRLTQSCEAFVQLMNSLNLPQPQQIDFAVPANLKCGIQDAAT from the exons ATGCTCCCAGGCTGCCGCAGTGTGATCTCCCAGGACAGCGGGGCCTTGGCCGACATCCTCCTCCGCGAGGGCCACGCCCTGGAATTCGGGGCCTTC GCCCTGGAAACCCGCTCCACCCCCGGACACACGGACGGCTGCCTGACCTACGTGCTCAGTGACAGGACCATGGCCTTCACCGGGGACGCCCTGCTGATCCGGGGCTGCGGCCGCACCGACTTCCAGCAGG GCTCCCCGGAGACCCTGTACCGCTCTGTGCACGAGAAAATCTTCACGCTCCCCGGAGACTGTCTGATCTACCCCGCCCACGACTACACGG GCCAGACGGTGTCCacggtggaggaggagaggaccCTGAACCCCCGACTGACCCAGAGCTGCGAGGCCTTTGTCCAGCTGATGAACAGCTTGAACCTTCCTCAACCCCAACAAATTG ATTTTGCTGTCCCAGCGAACCTCAAGTGTGGGATACAGGATGCAGCGACTTAG